ATTCAAGTACTGCCAACTGCAATAGTAAAAGTCTTCAGTGCAAGTGTGGAGGGACTTCTAAACTTCTATCAGTCCAggtttttgtatttccttttttttaaaaaataaattacgtatttttaaaaagaaatgctaaagTGTATTATACTTATTAGACACTAAAAAACTACTAACTCCTTCTAAAATAGGTGTTCTCTCACTGTGGTTGTTAATGCAGGGTGACAAGCCTTCTGTGGGATGTTTTAGCTTAAGACGACTCCAGTTTGGGAGACACAGACTTGGTTACACTGAGCACAAAATGTTACAGGCTCCAGTGAACTCAATTCAACATGCAAGTCAAGAAATGCTGACAGTGCTTACTGTAGATTTATACCTGTGCAATTGTGATCAGAAACAGGCTTCAGGTCTCCAAAATAACACATTCTTTCACATTGTGAAAGATCGTATAAAACCCCCTTAAAGAAAAGCCCTGCAGCTTGCTTTTAAATTCAAGATCCTGTGAAGAAGAGCTGCTAAAACACCCACACAGCTTAGTCTGGGGCATTTCCTAAGCCTCTGAGCAAGCAGAACAAAGTCGGGTTGGAGACAGTTCTCACCTGCAAGAGGAAGAGAGCACATTTGCATGAGTCGCTTCAGTccccacaacatttttttttttgcttgctgttGCATAAAGAAGCATCTCTGGCTTGGGCCCTTCCCCCAGTGACCTTTTATTCTGAGCAGGGCAGGATGCTGCAAAGAAACTACCCGAGGTGCAAAAACAGGCACAGCCTCTATTCACGGGAGATCAATGATCTGTTAGCAAGGGGGTATTAGCAACTAGTGTTACTTACTACTTCGTTGCATGGCTCAGCTGGTATGTTTTACATCAAGTGTAGCTGAGGTTATATAAGTCATTTAAAGGCAAAAACTTTAAGGCTTAATCACttattgccaaaaaaaaaaaaaaaagaagtaaaaaaaaaaagtctcccttATTCAGGACTTGATCCACATGGAGACAAAAAACACGGCAAAGGGCACTAACCCCTGCCCTACCATGCAGTTGCTTTAATTTACAAGCAGGATGGGTCTCCCTTTTATTCAGGCATCCAGCAGGCACAAAGATCCAGCAGGGATGGGCTCCAGGGATTTATACTGAAGAAGGGCTACAGGATTCTGGAAGCACACCCAGACAGAGGCAGGCTCAGACAAACAGGGCACCATCAGCATTACCTGTCTATACGTGGGAATTGTCTCCAGATATACTTTCAGAGTCAAAGTccgccagctctgcctggccTTCGGGTGCCGTTTGGCTCCAGCTGTCCGTACAGTCCGATGCAGCGTCATCCTCACCCACTGTCACCTCCACCCAGTTGACCTCCGCTGGTTCCTCATTCTCCTCACTGCCGTGGCCATCGTGGCTGTTGCACTCCAACCTGTCCGTACCCTCCGCTTGATTCCCCAACAAAGAGTCTTTCAGTGGTTCACAGTCTCTTTTTGCTCTCACCACTAGTTTCCCCCCATTCTCTTCATTCAGTTTTTTATGCTCCTGGTAATGCTGCTGAGGCGCCTCATTACCATTCTTTGGACTCTCGATGTGTTTTGATCCCTTTTTCTGGCTTTGCTCATTACGACCATCAACAGCGTACTGTTGCTGGTACTGGTCTATCCATTTAAGTGACCCTGTTCTTAGTGAAGACCGGTTTTCCTTGAACCAGCGAACTATTTCAGTTCTTGTGAGCCCAGTCTGAGATGCTAACTGGTCATACTCCTGGGGCGATGGCCACTGGGTTCTTGCAAATGTGCTTTTCAGTAGATGAATCTGCTCTTGGGTTTTCTTAAATGTGGTGGAGGACCCAGATAAAGCACCAGGGAGCTGAGAGCTACTCAAGAGTTCTGCCTGGCTTATTGCACCGTTGGGGGTTCcttgttctttaatttttctgtatgaTCCCATTGAGTCCAAGACAGCTTGCTCCATGCTGTCCCTTATCTTTCTCCGCTCAGAGAACCATGAATCTATCTCCCTCCTACTCAGCTTAGTCTCCACTCGAAGCCTGTCCAATTCTCCTTGGGTAGGAAAAGAGCACCTTAGGAAACTCTCCTCAAGGGCCCTAAGTTGCTCTTGGGTTTTCTCTTTGAATCTCTGGGGAGTAAAATCTGTGTATGGGTGAAATGAACGGCTGTGTCGACCAGCTGAAGGTGCTATTTGATCTCTCCCTAAAGCATCACCAGGGATGTGCACGATACCCCTTTGACTTCTGTACCTGTGGTCACTGAACCACTTCTTGATCTCGCTCCTGGAGAGACCCGTCGCCTCTATCAGCCGGTAGACTTCTGCATCATCAGGAAACTGGCTTGCCATGAAACTGGCCTTCAGCTCTGCTATCTGCTCCTTTGTCTTTTTTCGCTCACTGGCTGGTGTCAGTGGTACAGTAGTCAACTTGGCAGGAATCTCAGGCACCTGAACTACATGAGGACGCTTGGCCTCTGGGGCATTTGATAAGGTCTGTATTGTCCTCTTTTGCCCCTGGTTCGGGGCAACAGCAAGCGTAATTGGTGAACAGGAAACGGTTGAACCATTTGACACAGGAGTCAAAACCAGACCAGTCTGGCCCAGTATCTGACAAGGCAAAGCTGTCTGGATGATGGGCTGGGGCATTTTTGCAGTTGTCAAAGGAGCTGGCAGGACGGTGATGGTTTGGGGAACTGCCTGGATAGTACCATTGAACATCTTCTTTCTTGCCTCCTCCACTTCTTCAGGAGACCAACTTATACCATGCTTCAAACGTTGCGTAGCAAACCAAATTCGGATTTGTTCTTCCGGATGTTTTGATGCTGCTGTCAACCACGACAACTCTGCTTGTGTTGGGTAAGGAAATTTATTAAAGGAGTTGATCATGGTTGCATTAGTGTCCAGTGCAGAGTTGTATTTGGTACTGTTCAGAGGTACCGGGACCTTGGGGACAAGGTTAATATTTGGTGGCAGCTGTACAGAGGGCATAACATGGGCTAACACATCATGGAGAAGGTCTCCATTTATGCAAGCAATAGCTTCAGTGGCTTCAGTTATGATGCGGGGGAGAGTGCCATCCACATGGTTTTCCGTAACTCCCTCTTCCGGCTTTTTGGCACCCTTCTTGGTTTCCCCTTTAGGCTTTCCCAGTTTTGTCACTGGCGTTTTACTTGCACTAATTCCCCCATGAAGTGAATCATCACACTCTGCATTTTCTAGCCCAGAGCTCGTGACAGTGACATCGTTAGCAGTGGTCTCAATGGACTGCTCTAAAACAGTCTGATTATTGCgtttaattaatttcagtttaaagTTAGTCTCTCCCGGGTGGTATTTTGTGTTGTGGTCAGATAAAGAATCGTATTTTTTGGTTGTGAAGTTGCATTCAGCACAGACATACAGGGGGTTGAGAATGACATTTGGATGCTGAGTGTCAACATGCTCTGTAAATTCATTTAAGTTTTGTGTTGAGTAAGGGCAGTATTTACACTCATAACCACCCTGGGGTTTCTTAGACTGATTTTCAGCTGAGGGTTTTGCCTCAACCACTTCGCAGTCTTTGACTGAGCTTTCTGAAGGCCAATTTTTTTTAGAGTCCTGCTGCGGTGCACCAGCCCCCTTCTCTTTAGGAGCCTCTACGCCCTCAGCTCCTTCCTGCTCCATGACTTCAGAAGTTCGCACCATACAGGGAGTTGTTGACTTTCTTTTGCTAGCCATGGCAGCCACTGGCAGCAGGCTGTCGTCCcaaatgatgacttttttttgACAGGATGAGCAATCAACTCAATAGATCTTGCAAACAGCTCCAATCTTCCTTGAttattttactctgttttctttaatgaagaGTTTCCACCCTGGCTGTGACCCTCAGCTCCGCCAGTAGACCTGTGAGCTGCATGACACCTGTGAAACAAAGAATACGTTGTTAGGCACCGATCTATAAAACACAGATTTAGCAGAAAGCCACAGCTCAAGATATGTGCATTTACAAGGCCATTTTGGACAATGCTGaactcctcctccccaccatcaTCAACTTAAGAGTCAAAAATCTCCTCACAAAGAATAAAAGCAGTGGGTAATTCGCAGTGAAGTGCGCCACAGGGAGCAAATGGCTTTGAAACAAGTAAGATGAACAGACAGGGCATTTTAATCTCCACTAGACTCAATGTATttagctggaaaagaaagaagatactGCTATAAATACTGCATCTTTTTATAGAAGCTGCAGTttctattaattattattttgaagcCTACAGATTTGAAACTGAGTGTGATTTATATTAAACTTAATTACTTCCCACTGTCACTTACCTTGTAAATATGTCTACTAAATGACTGTGGTTACTAACGATGGGTGATTTCTAAATAAAGCTATAGGGCCTGCCTTGGTTGCAAAAGTAAAGGCAGAAAGAAGAGTTAATGCAAATCAACACTTTCAAAGGTCTTTGTCTTACAGAGAGGTGGGTTCAAAGAAACTGCAGCAGATCTATGGAGCCTTATCAAGTCTCTTCTGAAACAAGTGTTTCCTTAAAACACCACTTTTCACTCAATATTGACAGACATAGCTAGCAAAGGCCACAGAAGCCCTTAGATACCTTTTAAATAGGGTCCCTTCCTGTGACCCTGCTGATATTCTCATCAAGCCTCAATTTGTGCACATCACTCcctacagaattaaaaaaatcctttgttaaGCATGATTCATGTGTCGAAGTGGTTTTGGAAGTTCCTAAATGCAAGAAttctaaaacatattttcaaaaggaTCTGAGGTCAACATCAGTCAGAGCAATCACAAAGAAAAACTATACCAGCTGTTTTTAGGATCCACCCATGCTCATCAGGAATaggtggagggaaggaggagaatgTAGTTGTCAAAACAGTTTCATTaattgaaaagttaaaaaaataaagtcgCTCTCTTATTCGACAAGATGCTTTTCCTCATCAATCCTTGACTTCAATTTGCTAAGCTTCCTGATCAGATGGGCTCTGGATTCATACTACTTCCAGTCCTGACAGAAAACTCATCTTTTACAATCAAGGAGTCCTTGGTATGGGGTGAAGAGGCACTGTGGTTCACAAACTGGAGGAGTATGGAAAGTGGAGATTTGCAGAGTGAGCAAGACCTGTGCTGATTTTTGTAGAAGTGTATTAAATGGAGAATCTGAACTAGAGGTCTAATGAAAGATGTGCCAgccatggcaggggggatggaCTAGACGGTTTTTAAGAGCCTcttccaaaccattctgtgattctatgatgtcGTGTCTAACCAAATGCAGATTTTCTCATTGTGAATAGCATCCAATACCCAGCAGATATGAAGATCAAATGAGATAAAATCCCACTGCAGTTATATCTGGACACATCCAACATCAGCAGACAGTTTATAACCATGTGAGTGCTGTCCCTGAACCTGCTCCTCTCGCTTGTGCATTAGCATGAGAGCCAGAAAGAGTTGTTCTAAAAGCAGCCACTAACTTCTCAGTTCTGTTTGCAGCTGATGAATACTTTGCAGGTTTCTAGAGCATATTTCTGCTATGCTGCCCATCACAGATCACACCACTCCTGTTTATGTGGAAACTCAAAATACACTGTCAGAGGAAGCAGCTCCAGCTGGGGATAAGAGCAGGGATGGCAGCTTCCAGCTCCATGTACTCAAAACCCAGCATGAAGCAATTCTCCATACACACAGCACTTCATACACGAATTCCCCATGAAGCACCTTCACAGATAAGGGTCTTGCAAAACGCAAGCTGTGAAACGCTAAATGTGCACCACAGAGAAGATGCTGTGCAGAGATGCTATTCATTATAATACAGATGCCCCAGCATAACTGCATGCTGCTCTGCGTTCATAGCCACCACCacccctgcacctccagccctgACAGACCAGGGATGCTCCTGCACACCCGCTCTGATTCAGTGAAGCACTGAAGCATCCAGTTGGCTTTCAAGTGTGCATTTAAGCTCCAGGTGCTTCCCTGGGAAACAGAGCATCTTTGCTCAGCTCTGTGAAACAGGGATGGGGCTGCCCGTGGGTTTACAGCTCTGCCTCGGCCAGGATGACAGAGTGTCATTTCCTTCTAACTTGGGATCACCAACATAGTCACCATCATTCCCCAAAGCATTAGCAAACAcctcctcttctgtttcctttttcccttctcccttttaaTAATAAACAAGCAGATGAACAGTGGAAGAAATGATGCCTGATTTTCTACAGATTTGTGCTGACTGACCTTTAAACTGCATTATGCTGAATATTCTCTATTATTTCCACATATTCCTTCAAAATTCCCTTCTACTTCCCCTCCCAATCATCCTCCCACAGAGTATTTTGGCTGTGATCTGTGGCTTGCTGCGTCCCACTGCAGATGGGATCAGAAGCTAGAGACAAACACGCAAATGTCCAAACACCCATCTTCCTGGCCACCCATTTTTAATGCTGCTTGCAGAAAATGAACTAGCTTTGAAACTTCTTCTTTTGTATCCAACTTGGTTGAAACAGGCCACAAGGTGAGAGAAGGGGGCAGACCGGCCTCTATAAGACTGGCTGCTGCTGGAAACAGGGTGAAGGTGATCATGTCACCTCACTCTGCCCTGCAGATCCCACCATGATCATGACACTGACTTTCATAGATGAGGGAAGGGAGGCGCAAGGCAGTACCCTGGGACAGGGTGGTGGAGATGAGGATGGAACCATGGCTCCTGGGATGCTCCTCCACAGCTCACTTTCCCTCCCAGGCCACACAGCTGCACCTAACTGTCTGCTCCTTTTCGGATGTATGACCTTCTGCAAAATTCATGTGGCAAcatcagcaaaaggaagaaaattcaaaagaCATCAAAGAGAGAGCAAAGCTTATTTATATTTCACTGAATATCTGCCCccacaaaggaagaaagagctaAGAACAAAAGATAAAGGGATGGGATGGAAGAGAAAGAGTGGAGAACGAGAAACATCTAGGTTAAAACTCTGAATCAATCAAAGGTTTCTTAAAAGTTGGCCTAAATGTTTTGAATTACCCAGTCTCTGGAAGCTCAGCAAGCTCTGCTGCATTGAGTTGCTGCACTGAGCTCCCACCTCTCATGAGGACATGAGGATCAGCCCCAAGCAAGGATGCTCTGATACAGAGGAATGGCCAAGGTCCCTCCAACACATATATAAATGGGTGGATGGATGAAAAATTCTGTCTGCTACAGTTTTACTACAGAGTTGTACAGATCGTTGCTTCTCTTCCATCTTCTATTCCACAGAGTGGTTTTCTGCATGTCTAATTGCTGGTTTGCTAACTCTACACTTTGAATAATTTTTCTGCCACATGAGAATCACTATCCACTGTAAAAATAAAGACCAAGTCAAATGCTTCTTTTTGGAGGTCAGTAACAAAACCAAACGAGTTTCAGTCCAAGATGCACAGTTTGGAGGGGGCTCACGACTAGCTAGACACCATCTTTGTCCCTTCAACCTGTGTCCTGAAAGAGGGGGAAGAAACGAGGCCCAACACCTGTATGAAGAAGGAGAGTTTATTGGTACCTCCAAGCCATGGTCCCTGCTCAGTAAGGATGTCATTTGGAATAAATCAATACACAGTTGCTAAGGAAGATGGACGCCTCCATGGCACATCTCTGGGAGCTGCATCATGTACATTGCAGGGGCTGCCACATCTCATCCGAGGACATCGAAGAGAATACCAGGAGCATCTCACAGCTTTCAAACACGAGCTGCTTGCTGAACATCAAAGCCCCACACAACAACTTTAAATACATGGTGTTGCTCCTGACAAAGCTGTTAATGATGCCACTTCAGCTCCTCCAATTCAGGAGCGAGGTGGCTCTCCCAGGCTGTTGTTCTGCTGGAGCTCAGTGCACAGGGGAAAACACAAGCCTGACCCCCAAACCTCCAGATTTCACCTGCATATGGCTGTTCCTCCAACTAGTGATAACTACCagaatttgggggggggggggggggggggggggaggaggagagaagataCCCTTCAGCAACAGCCAAGGCATAGCAAACAGCATGTCCTGATGGGAACCCAAGCTACACTTCATCACCCGAGCTGTGTCCATGGCCCACACATCACTTTGAGGGGCAAAATTCACATCTGAAGCTCGATGAACAAGGCTGCACACCATGGACAGGTCAACCTCTATCCCTAAAGCTGGCCTGGTTCACTCTCTATGTTTCATTACAGACAGAATCCTGGACAACCGACCTCCTTTTTGGGCTGCTGCCACCATGGGGTGCCCACAGCCGTGGGGTGCTGCCATCAGCTGCCCTGCAAGCAGCCAGTCCCCCTGGACATGGGGACGGAAGACAGTCCTCACCCCTCCAGCTCACCTGCCACATCTCCTGCTTGTCTTGCTGTACTGTGGGggcaagtaaaaataaataaaaaataaaaccatctttttttttttttttttttttaaaatgagcaaaCACATAAAGCAGCAAAAGGCAACCAGGTGAAAACCAAAAACACTCAGCTCTTAGCAGACAGCTGCTGTCATGAACGAAGTCCAAACCAAACCACAGAGAGCTCGTGTGCAGGAACAAGAGcttttgatttgctttgctttggcaAAGCCATCTGCGACAAGAGTGTATAGGTCAGAAGCAATGCGTTCTTCTAAACCTATCTCCTCAAAAGTGCATTACAGCAGTTATGGGTGAGGCCctagtctgttttttctttaatttctgaaatttgtTTGATTTGTTTAATTAATGAAATAACTCAGCCACAGTCCTCTGATCTTTCAAACCCCTGTTAAAATGGCTCTGGAGCATCCAATGCGAGAACGAAGTAAGACTTATTTGGCGACTCTGGACATGACTGAGGAAACACCAGATTTCCTACCTGGTCACCTGGACCCAGACTGGGGAAACTGTGGAGAACCACACAGGGAAAATAAATCATGCTTTTAGGCATTTTCCAGTACCAGTCATGTTTGCCTGTGTAGCAATGTCACCTTCCAGCAGCAAAAGATAACCATACAGTTCAAGCAAagggatggaaaaaataaatcaaaaagctttttcttgctGAACATTGAAATCTTTTTACTCTCTCCCATCTTCCACTTGTGCCCATAGCTAGTTTTATTCCCTGCCCCTCcccaaaaaagcaaatatttgggTAGAGACTGAacttctttcctgcagtgctctTCCCACATGGGCTCCTCTGAGGTGGTGGCAGAGCAGGAATTTTCCATGGCAGCTGGGACACAGCCCGGTCACACAAAGCATCTGCCAAAACCCTGCGAGCTGGGGCTCGGGAAAGTGTCAGAGCAGTGGATAGATCGGGTGAGGTGCTGTCTGTGTTCTCTCATACCCCAGAACATGAGTAAGTCTGAAAAAGGCTGTCCAAAGACAACCATGTTTGAAGGGatgtaaaattaaaaagcagGGAAAACCTTAACTTtggcagaaagggaaaagagcacCAGAAATACCACCACTTCATGCTGCATCTTTCTTCCAGCTGAGGGCTGGAAGAAAGTAATACAACAGAGGTTGAAACAGGTGGAACCCTGCACTCAATGCAAATGCATCTTTACTTTTCACAGAtatacattgcttttttttttttaaaacaaacaaacaaacaaaccaaccaaacaggAAGAAAAACGCTTTAGTGACACTTGTGTGATTTGCCAATAAAAGCTTCCTTATCTTTCATCTCACTGCATCATTTGCTCTGCCCTGTGCTAGCAGAGGTCCCAGCACCTGGCCTCATCCGAAAATGAACAGTGGGAAGACCACCACCACGAGGATACCTGCAAATAAGTGCAGAAATACAGGGGGTTTCGTCTGCAAGGGCCAGCTGACGTTTAAAGAGGGTGGAAGCATTTTATTACTTCATTGCTTAGGAGCTCAGTCTCCATGAACAGCATCTTCTCCACTACACAGCATAAGCAACAGCTATTTACACTCTTGTAATTAAACTCCCCCTCCCGTCCTCCAACCCTCCCCCACGTCTGAACATGATGTTTAATATCACAAAGGTACAAACTCCTCATTACAGCTTTCccatgccccttccccagcttgGGGATGCAGCAGGAGTAACAGAGGAGGTGCACAGCACAGCACCAACCAGCGCTCACTAGCAAGGACTTGCTGGACGCAAGTCTTTCAGTCCCTGGGGTTTTTGAGCTACTACCCTACTTTGTCACGCAGTAAGTGGATTTCTGCAAACCTCAACACGGATGCCACACTCTGCCCTTAGATGCCAGGCAGGCCCTGCTGACCACCACCTCACAAACACCCCACGTTGGTTTTAGAGCAGAGACACTACTGGCACCACTTTTTCCTGAGCTGAAGAATTTGCCACCCCTTCCAGGACGTGTGACCAACCACACCTTGATGGACCTCAGTGAGTCTTTTAATTTCTGGCTAGCTTCAATGATAGTTGTCTCCCTCCCTCAAGCTTGCGGGTCCCTGGCCTCTCCAGGACTCAAAAGCACATGTCCCTGGGAGCATCTCCTCTTTTAACACTTGACTTCAACCTGCGTGGCTGCCCAGAAGTCATGCCCATAGAGTTTAGAGCAGAGCAGAAACTAACTGATACTACATGACAGCATCATAACCCTCCCACAACCATCTACTCTTCACCCACAAAGGCTGCAGCAACACAAACACAcgcagcacagagcagagctatCCTGCCCCATATCAGAGGTGCTGAACTCACATTCATTAATGTTGTGGTAATATTACACTCAGACAAATCCAAGGATGGGAGGCAAGATACACATTTCATGGTGCAAAAAAGGAACATGCCTAGGGTgatgtttttccttccttacaACTGTTTTTAGCATGCAGCTGCTACAGTAATATCAAAAAGCACATCAGCTAGCACAGCAAAAAAATGCTGTTGCTCTCCACTGTGATAAAACACTTAAAAACATTGCTTAATTACATGCAGGAGAATAAGCAGAAGCAAAGCAGGGCAAATAATTCCTGCATGATGGATCGCGACTGTAACGATTtacaaaagaaaaccacaaaaaggGAGGCAGGTTTTGTGAACTAGAGCAGagcttttaaaacagcatttaagTCAGAGCAGTCTAGAGCTCCAACACTTCTGCAGTTCTTTGTAAGCTGAATAAAACACAATTAATGGGG
The DNA window shown above is from Strix aluco isolate bStrAlu1 chromosome 1, bStrAlu1.hap1, whole genome shotgun sequence and carries:
- the ZHX2 gene encoding zinc fingers and homeoboxes protein 2, encoding MASKRKSTTPCMVRTSEVMEQEGAEGVEAPKEKGAGAPQQDSKKNWPSESSVKDCEVVEAKPSAENQSKKPQGGYECKYCPYSTQNLNEFTEHVDTQHPNVILNPLYVCAECNFTTKKYDSLSDHNTKYHPGETNFKLKLIKRNNQTVLEQSIETTANDVTVTSSGLENAECDDSLHGGISASKTPVTKLGKPKGETKKGAKKPEEGVTENHVDGTLPRIITEATEAIACINGDLLHDVLAHVMPSVQLPPNINLVPKVPVPLNSTKYNSALDTNATMINSFNKFPYPTQAELSWLTAASKHPEEQIRIWFATQRLKHGISWSPEEVEEARKKMFNGTIQAVPQTITVLPAPLTTAKMPQPIIQTALPCQILGQTGLVLTPVSNGSTVSCSPITLAVAPNQGQKRTIQTLSNAPEAKRPHVVQVPEIPAKLTTVPLTPASERKKTKEQIAELKASFMASQFPDDAEVYRLIEATGLSRSEIKKWFSDHRYRSQRGIVHIPGDALGRDQIAPSAGRHSRSFHPYTDFTPQRFKEKTQEQLRALEESFLRCSFPTQGELDRLRVETKLSRREIDSWFSERRKIRDSMEQAVLDSMGSYRKIKEQGTPNGAISQAELLSSSQLPGALSGSSTTFKKTQEQIHLLKSTFARTQWPSPQEYDQLASQTGLTRTEIVRWFKENRSSLRTGSLKWIDQYQQQYAVDGRNEQSQKKGSKHIESPKNGNEAPQQHYQEHKKLNEENGGKLVVRAKRDCEPLKDSLLGNQAEGTDRLECNSHDGHGSEENEEPAEVNWVEVTVGEDDAASDCTDSWSQTAPEGQAELADFDSESISGDNSHV